Proteins encoded by one window of Mesorhizobium sp. INR15:
- a CDS encoding helix-turn-helix domain-containing protein, which produces MALRQSNHGRAVWSVKVLSFDPATKETLLDKCPECGTWLGYGISYGVSSCGKCLHEDTEGFIRGRIDLRDYPQPRVEVEDMEALDFVTGLIDPNPEVRSSFHPALPEALQSYSRGGLFEFAVALACAITADPVKVTAFLPRPGARGGYSRFSPEVLALAGRTILSWPKGFDRLASMARENAALRKGHFGIKKELGALLALRLDPHIEPGLREESRMAIEQDMRRTATGHTMVRRKENLFREDLMTMQQASKHLGITRKTMRRFVDDGAIGAHRAGTAERAPVLVSRKEIESILKARNGFVPATSLSKKFGFPVMVLQSLAKAGVLEEKANPVGLAPGSYYVEGTVNALLGQLDCRAHPISTRTNLVDLRRAALLAGSPSKNPWPGIFRGVLEGQLKLFSRSSGKALLGRYFLEEAAISPISERALTWPEPTDRAPLTRADIGFLLDLPTPSVYALIQDGILSRQPTLSEVQKFYDVFVMSNEAARLLSGSEDLEDWDTSSILSGSGLEPAYTTTYKKRRVWRRRDVLQLARILPTR; this is translated from the coding sequence TTGGCCCTGCGGCAGTCTAACCACGGTCGGGCCGTGTGGTCCGTAAAGGTTCTGTCGTTTGATCCTGCGACGAAGGAAACGCTGCTGGACAAATGTCCTGAATGCGGCACCTGGCTCGGTTACGGAATCAGCTATGGGGTATCCTCTTGCGGCAAGTGCCTCCACGAAGACACCGAGGGCTTCATCCGGGGTCGCATCGATCTGAGGGACTATCCGCAGCCGAGGGTGGAAGTTGAGGATATGGAGGCGCTCGACTTCGTTACCGGACTGATCGATCCTAATCCGGAGGTGAGGTCGAGCTTCCATCCGGCACTTCCGGAAGCGCTTCAAAGTTACTCGAGAGGTGGATTGTTCGAATTCGCGGTCGCGCTCGCATGCGCGATTACCGCTGATCCCGTGAAGGTAACCGCATTTCTGCCACGACCGGGGGCACGGGGGGGGTATTCTCGCTTTTCGCCTGAGGTCCTTGCGCTAGCTGGAAGAACCATCCTGTCATGGCCGAAAGGATTCGATCGGCTGGCGTCCATGGCGAGAGAGAACGCCGCTCTTCGGAAAGGGCATTTCGGCATCAAAAAGGAACTGGGCGCCCTCCTGGCGCTCAGGCTGGATCCCCACATCGAACCTGGCTTGCGCGAAGAGTCTAGGATGGCGATCGAGCAGGACATGCGGCGAACCGCGACTGGGCACACCATGGTCCGTCGGAAGGAGAACCTTTTTCGTGAGGACCTGATGACCATGCAGCAGGCCTCGAAACATCTCGGCATCACCCGAAAAACCATGCGTCGGTTTGTCGACGACGGGGCGATTGGCGCTCATCGCGCCGGAACTGCGGAGAGAGCTCCAGTCCTGGTATCACGAAAAGAAATTGAATCGATATTGAAGGCCAGGAACGGATTCGTGCCAGCCACGTCCCTTTCGAAAAAGTTCGGATTTCCGGTTATGGTCCTGCAAAGTTTGGCCAAGGCCGGCGTCCTGGAGGAAAAAGCCAACCCTGTCGGCCTTGCGCCCGGTTCCTACTACGTCGAGGGTACGGTCAATGCTTTGCTGGGACAGTTAGATTGCCGCGCGCATCCGATCTCGACGCGAACCAATCTCGTGGATCTGCGCCGGGCCGCCTTGCTCGCCGGCTCGCCCAGCAAGAACCCTTGGCCGGGCATCTTCCGAGGAGTGCTTGAGGGGCAGCTTAAGCTCTTTTCGCGTAGTTCCGGGAAAGCTCTGCTCGGGAGGTACTTTCTGGAAGAAGCTGCCATTTCCCCCATTTCTGAAAGGGCCCTCACTTGGCCTGAGCCGACGGATCGCGCACCGCTCACACGCGCCGATATCGGCTTCCTTCTCGATCTTCCAACCCCATCCGTCTATGCCCTGATACAGGATGGGATTTTGAGCAGACAGCCTACCTTAAGCGAGGTCCAAAAGTTCTATGACGTGTTTGTCATGAGCAACGAAGCCGCTCGTCTGCTCAGCGGCAGCGAAGATCTTGAGGATTGGGACACATCCAGCATCTTGTCCGGCTCCGGACTCGAACCCGCCTACACGACCACCTACAAAAAGAGGCGCGTCTGGCGCCGAAGAGACGTCCTGCAACTGGCACGGATACTGCCCACGCGCTAG
- a CDS encoding peptidase domain-containing ABC transporter, with protein sequence MVNVPVNTENQPVSIRAGTKVEGAGGLAGGHEAAARPPGGPADREKVGPRLKAVLHAARYHGVELDPDEFRAAGAIPAAADLSEWAQNAGMWARAVRIRWSHLLRFQDTGPVVLLFSDGGAALLTGASTERNIVFLKSADAPDDGEATAIDELRLAQVWTGEAVLLRATRSHVAADAPFTLHWLAQLVRLESRPLRDIAIASFTLSILTILPPLIVMTLVNKVLQFNSISTLVLLSAVIAVVFAYETLLGHARRLIINVVGARLDTKLQLHVFSRLLRLPLDYFERHPAGETMYHLAQVYRIREFLTGKLLSTFLDMITLCVLVPVMFYINATLAWIVLACAVVIMLIILAFLRPLRRRYQRVVEAETWKSAALGETVVGIKTVKALGLEPQRKALWDERVAEAGKARLAFGQLASWPQTLVTPVERVMVLGTMLIGAYLALNDRSGYMVGSLFAFMMISQRVAQPLVGLARLVEDYEEVGAAIGEAASVLNRPLESSSNSTGLRPKLVGEVAFSDLTFSYIATKTPALDRVSFHIPAGSMFGIVGRSGSGKSTIARLLQGINRDYSGFLKLDGVDLKEINLRHLRQGLGVVLQDNFLFRGSIRDNIIAGRPGLTLSDAMRAAHLAGAQEFIERMPNGYDTYIEEGSPNLSGGQKQRLAIARALIHDPTILILDEATSALDPESEAVVSANLMRIASGRTMIIVSHRLSSLTECDNILVMDQGKVLDVAPHATLLERCALYRQLWSQQNRHLDGRHGRPVAMPPRLV encoded by the coding sequence ATGGTGAACGTCCCTGTAAACACCGAAAACCAGCCGGTCTCGATCCGCGCCGGCACCAAAGTCGAGGGCGCCGGCGGTTTGGCTGGCGGCCACGAGGCGGCGGCGCGGCCCCCCGGCGGCCCCGCCGATCGCGAAAAGGTCGGGCCACGCCTCAAGGCCGTGTTGCATGCCGCCCGCTATCACGGTGTCGAGCTCGACCCGGACGAATTCAGGGCCGCGGGCGCGATTCCGGCCGCCGCCGATCTCTCCGAGTGGGCGCAGAACGCCGGCATGTGGGCGCGCGCCGTCCGCATTCGCTGGTCTCACCTTTTGCGCTTCCAGGACACCGGTCCGGTCGTCCTGTTGTTCAGCGATGGCGGCGCGGCTCTGCTTACCGGGGCGAGCACCGAGCGAAACATCGTCTTCCTCAAAAGTGCCGACGCGCCAGACGACGGTGAGGCCACCGCCATCGATGAACTGCGGCTGGCGCAGGTGTGGACGGGCGAGGCGGTGCTGCTGCGGGCGACACGGTCCCATGTGGCAGCGGATGCACCTTTCACCCTTCACTGGCTCGCCCAGTTGGTGCGGCTAGAAAGCCGGCCCCTGCGCGACATCGCCATTGCCTCGTTCACGCTGAGTATCCTGACCATCCTGCCACCGCTTATCGTCATGACATTGGTCAACAAGGTCCTGCAGTTCAACAGCATCTCGACGTTGGTGCTGTTGTCGGCGGTGATCGCCGTGGTCTTCGCCTATGAGACGCTTCTTGGCCATGCGCGGCGACTGATCATCAATGTTGTCGGCGCCCGTCTGGATACCAAGCTGCAACTGCACGTCTTCAGCCGTCTCCTGCGCCTGCCGCTCGACTATTTCGAACGACATCCGGCCGGCGAGACGATGTATCACCTGGCTCAAGTCTATCGTATCCGCGAGTTCCTGACCGGAAAGCTCCTCAGCACGTTCCTGGATATGATCACGCTTTGCGTGCTGGTGCCGGTCATGTTCTACATCAACGCCACGCTCGCCTGGATCGTATTGGCCTGCGCGGTCGTGATCATGCTGATCATCCTTGCCTTTCTCAGACCGCTGCGCCGCAGATACCAGCGAGTGGTCGAAGCCGAGACCTGGAAGTCGGCGGCGCTCGGCGAGACTGTCGTCGGTATCAAGACAGTGAAGGCGCTCGGCCTCGAGCCGCAGCGCAAGGCGCTCTGGGATGAGCGGGTGGCGGAAGCCGGAAAGGCTCGTCTTGCGTTCGGGCAACTTGCAAGCTGGCCGCAGACCCTGGTCACGCCGGTCGAACGTGTGATGGTGCTCGGCACCATGCTGATCGGCGCCTATCTCGCGCTGAATGACCGTTCGGGCTACATGGTCGGCAGCCTGTTCGCCTTCATGATGATCTCCCAGCGCGTGGCGCAGCCGCTGGTCGGCCTGGCGCGACTGGTTGAAGATTACGAGGAGGTCGGTGCAGCGATCGGCGAGGCTGCGTCGGTCCTCAACCGCCCGCTGGAGAGCAGTTCGAATTCCACCGGCCTGAGACCCAAGCTTGTCGGCGAGGTCGCGTTCAGTGACCTGACCTTCAGCTATATCGCTACCAAGACACCGGCGCTCGACCGGGTCAGTTTCCACATTCCCGCCGGCAGCATGTTTGGCATTGTTGGGCGCAGCGGGTCGGGAAAATCGACGATCGCGCGCCTCCTGCAAGGGATCAACCGCGACTACAGCGGCTTCCTTAAGCTTGATGGCGTCGACCTCAAGGAAATCAATCTGCGCCATCTTCGCCAAGGACTCGGCGTGGTTCTCCAGGACAACTTTCTGTTCCGCGGGTCGATCCGCGACAACATCATCGCCGGGCGCCCAGGCCTGACGCTTTCCGACGCCATGCGTGCCGCGCACCTCGCTGGCGCTCAGGAATTCATCGAGCGGATGCCGAATGGCTATGACACCTACATAGAGGAAGGTTCGCCCAATTTGTCAGGCGGTCAAAAGCAGCGGCTGGCGATCGCACGCGCCCTCATCCACGATCCGACAATCCTTATCCTCGACGAGGCGACCAGCGCACTCGACCCGGAGAGCGAGGCTGTGGTCAGCGCCAACCTCATGCGCATCGCCAGCGGGCGCACCATGATCATCGTTTCGCACCGGCTGTCGTCGCTGACCGAATGCGACAATATCCTGGTCATGGATCAGGGTAAGGTCCTCGACGTCGCGCCGCACGCGACGCTGCTCGAACGATGCGCGCTCTACCGCCAGCTGTGGTCGCAGCAAAACCGGCACCTCGATGGCCGCCATGGCCGTCCGGTCGCCATGCCGCCGCGGTTGGTTTGA
- a CDS encoding HlyD family type I secretion periplasmic adaptor subunit, translating into METRDPTTPAILEFQWPSAAVANAPIPRAARGIVWIIASLVMALIALAGLIPVDQVVTARGLVVSKSPNIVVQPLETAIVRSIDVREGQHVQAGQVLARLDATFASADLASLAMQVSTLEAEVARLKAEADGQAFNYEGLDPSWTLQASIFERRKAVYDAKVENFDRQRDELNSVISRSLSDADGYRQRLAVAGSIEEMRKQLEARQVGSRLNTLLAEDNRAEMSRALGNAEQTAEAAKLQQAAVAAERDGYIQGWRADVSQSLSEASSRISDARELLNKAKLRKQLVELKSEADAIVQSVAKVSVGSVLQSGERLITLVPANAPLEIETNIVGRSSGFVHVGDQVVIKFDTFPYSQYGLAHGTVRALSPDSFSAQEQARDPNSSLAMLPSDAEPFYRTRISIDQVALHGVPAGFSVSPGMPVTADVKVGRRTVLKYILGVMLPIGQEAMREP; encoded by the coding sequence ATGGAAACGAGGGATCCGACAACGCCAGCCATACTCGAGTTCCAGTGGCCGTCGGCGGCTGTCGCCAATGCGCCTATTCCTCGGGCGGCGCGCGGCATCGTCTGGATCATCGCGAGTCTGGTCATGGCGCTGATCGCCCTGGCAGGACTGATACCGGTCGATCAGGTTGTGACGGCCAGAGGGCTCGTGGTGTCAAAATCGCCCAACATCGTCGTGCAACCGCTGGAAACCGCGATCGTGCGCTCGATCGACGTTCGTGAAGGACAGCACGTCCAGGCCGGTCAAGTGCTTGCTCGCCTCGATGCGACCTTTGCTTCAGCCGACCTTGCGTCGCTTGCGATGCAGGTTTCGACGCTTGAAGCTGAAGTGGCGCGATTGAAGGCGGAAGCCGACGGCCAGGCCTTCAACTACGAGGGTCTCGACCCGAGCTGGACCCTGCAGGCATCGATCTTTGAGCGCCGCAAGGCAGTCTATGACGCCAAGGTGGAGAATTTCGACCGCCAGCGCGACGAACTCAATTCCGTAATCTCGCGTTCGCTATCGGATGCAGATGGCTACCGCCAGCGGCTCGCGGTCGCGGGCTCGATTGAAGAGATGCGCAAGCAGCTCGAGGCAAGGCAGGTGGGCAGTCGCCTCAATACACTGCTTGCCGAGGACAATCGCGCGGAAATGTCTCGGGCGCTCGGCAATGCCGAGCAGACAGCGGAAGCCGCAAAGCTCCAGCAGGCGGCGGTGGCGGCCGAACGCGACGGCTACATTCAGGGTTGGCGAGCGGATGTTTCGCAGAGCCTGTCGGAGGCGAGTTCGCGGATCTCCGACGCCCGCGAACTTCTCAACAAGGCAAAGCTGCGCAAGCAACTGGTCGAGTTGAAAAGCGAAGCAGACGCCATCGTTCAGTCAGTGGCCAAGGTCTCGGTCGGTTCGGTCCTGCAGTCCGGCGAGCGGTTGATCACGCTGGTGCCGGCCAACGCACCGCTTGAGATAGAGACAAACATCGTCGGCCGCAGCAGCGGCTTTGTGCATGTCGGCGACCAAGTGGTCATCAAGTTCGATACCTTCCCCTATTCGCAATACGGCCTCGCTCATGGCACCGTGCGGGCGCTCAGCCCTGATTCCTTCTCGGCGCAGGAGCAAGCACGCGATCCAAACAGCTCTCTGGCCATGCTGCCTTCTGACGCCGAGCCGTTCTATCGCACGCGCATTTCCATCGACCAGGTTGCCCTCCACGGCGTGCCCGCCGGCTTCTCTGTAAGCCCCGGCATGCCGGTTACCGCCGACGTGAAGGTCGGCCGCCGCACAGTGCTCAAATACATTCTCGGTGTGATGCTCCCGATCGGCCAGGAAGCGATGCGGGAGCCATAG
- a CDS encoding tetratricopeptide repeat protein, whose amino-acid sequence MAILDRLTYLASPAAALRRAIQLSDSGKPADAFPLMATAARAGIVDAEYRVARCYLEGSGVPPSRMEGARWLLRAANHGNADAQALLAALYVTGLVTAETDGKGAESEQLFKRDSSSEPDFAAAFGFATKAAEAGSATGQAILGYILTSGPEPMRNADAAHRWYEKSASAGCAEGCLGLALSLARRGKRENRARIADEVRRAADAGLPTATYLLAVLTEHGLGVARDMAAAAQLYQAAAEKGLPSAQFRLGLALIDGGLVDHDTAAGEAWMRRAALAGNIEAANLLGDRCVKTQRPDFAEAANWYRRAAEAGHQAAARALASLYLTGNGVAEDVEEGARWLRTSANGGNQEAQTDLANLVLGGAGEPDDGASVAGWFEAAASSGDLIAAFNLGLCFAKGVGVRQDEGQAAHWLRRAAEGVAEAQYMYARLLQDGRGVAADPTQARAWFARAADAGVLDARVALAEMLLNGRGGTREPTAAMRLFERAAADGHAGAMFALGALYGAGHGLPVDQTAAQKWYAAAAGRGHSQAQLMLGRYLSKGLAGERDPSAGRLWLERAAAHGINEADDELAEL is encoded by the coding sequence ATGGCAATCCTGGATCGGCTGACTTATCTGGCCTCCCCGGCAGCAGCGTTGCGCCGGGCGATCCAGCTCTCTGACAGCGGCAAGCCCGCGGATGCCTTTCCGCTTATGGCGACAGCGGCGCGCGCGGGGATCGTCGACGCCGAGTACCGGGTCGCGCGTTGCTATCTCGAAGGCTCGGGTGTGCCACCGAGCCGTATGGAAGGCGCACGATGGCTGCTGCGGGCAGCCAACCACGGGAACGCCGATGCGCAGGCGCTCCTCGCCGCTCTCTACGTCACCGGGCTGGTGACGGCGGAAACTGACGGCAAAGGCGCCGAATCGGAGCAATTATTCAAACGGGATTCCTCAAGCGAACCGGACTTTGCGGCTGCGTTCGGCTTTGCCACGAAGGCAGCCGAGGCAGGCTCGGCAACGGGGCAGGCGATCCTCGGTTACATCCTCACCAGCGGCCCCGAACCGATGCGCAATGCAGATGCGGCGCACCGCTGGTATGAGAAGTCGGCTTCTGCCGGCTGCGCCGAAGGATGTCTCGGCCTCGCCCTGTCGCTGGCCCGGCGCGGCAAGCGCGAAAATCGGGCCAGGATTGCAGACGAAGTGAGACGCGCGGCCGACGCCGGCCTGCCGACCGCAACCTATCTTCTCGCGGTCCTTACCGAGCACGGGCTCGGCGTTGCACGCGACATGGCTGCAGCCGCGCAACTCTATCAGGCTGCGGCGGAGAAGGGCCTTCCCTCAGCCCAGTTCCGGTTGGGATTGGCGCTGATCGATGGTGGACTGGTCGACCATGATACCGCTGCCGGAGAGGCGTGGATGCGGCGTGCCGCCTTGGCTGGCAATATCGAGGCAGCCAATCTTCTGGGCGATCGCTGTGTGAAGACGCAGCGGCCGGATTTTGCAGAAGCCGCAAACTGGTATCGGCGGGCGGCCGAAGCGGGCCATCAGGCCGCCGCCCGCGCTTTGGCCTCGCTCTATTTGACGGGAAACGGTGTGGCCGAGGACGTCGAGGAAGGGGCCCGCTGGCTGCGCACTTCTGCAAATGGCGGCAATCAGGAGGCACAGACCGACCTCGCCAATCTTGTGCTCGGAGGGGCCGGCGAGCCGGACGACGGTGCAAGCGTTGCCGGATGGTTCGAGGCGGCCGCATCATCGGGCGACCTCATCGCGGCATTCAACCTTGGGCTCTGTTTCGCCAAGGGCGTCGGCGTTCGCCAGGACGAGGGGCAAGCGGCACACTGGCTGCGGCGCGCGGCCGAAGGCGTCGCCGAGGCGCAATATATGTATGCCCGCCTCCTCCAGGATGGACGCGGCGTGGCGGCCGACCCAACTCAGGCCCGAGCGTGGTTTGCGCGGGCCGCCGACGCCGGCGTGCTTGATGCACGGGTGGCGCTCGCCGAGATGCTGCTCAACGGGCGCGGAGGCACGCGCGAGCCGACGGCTGCAATGCGGTTGTTCGAGCGGGCCGCCGCCGACGGTCACGCCGGGGCGATGTTTGCGCTTGGCGCGCTGTACGGAGCCGGCCACGGCCTGCCGGTCGACCAGACAGCAGCGCAGAAATGGTACGCCGCCGCTGCCGGACGTGGGCATAGCCAAGCTCAACTCATGCTCGGGCGCTATCTCTCCAAAGGTCTCGCCGGGGAGCGCGACCCGTCGGCCGGTCGCCTTTGGCTCGAGCGAGCGGCTGCGCACGGTATCAATGAAGCGGACGACGAACTCGCCGAGCTCTGA